One window from the genome of Anabaena sphaerica FACHB-251 encodes:
- the recR gene encoding recombination mediator RecR gives MQRLPGVGPKSAQRLALHILKRPEAEVEALAQALIDAKKQIGLCQVCYHLSSEPVCEICRNPNRDNQTICVVADSRDVIALEKTREYKGKYHVLGGVISPMDGIGPEQLTVQALVRRVSQQKPQEVIMAISPSVEGETTTLYIGQLLKPFTKVTRIAFGLPVGGDLEYADEVTLARALEGRRELD, from the coding sequence CTGCAACGCCTTCCTGGAGTAGGACCTAAATCCGCTCAACGTCTAGCATTGCACATTTTGAAGCGTCCAGAAGCAGAAGTAGAAGCCTTAGCACAAGCACTGATTGACGCAAAAAAACAGATAGGCTTGTGTCAAGTCTGCTATCACCTCTCATCTGAACCTGTATGTGAAATCTGCCGCAACCCCAACCGAGATAATCAAACTATCTGTGTAGTTGCAGATTCTCGTGATGTGATTGCACTGGAAAAAACCCGCGAGTATAAAGGTAAGTATCACGTTTTAGGTGGAGTAATTTCCCCAATGGACGGTATTGGCCCGGAACAGTTGACAGTTCAAGCTTTAGTACGCAGAGTCAGTCAACAAAAACCACAAGAAGTAATTATGGCAATTAGTCCCAGTGTAGAAGGGGAAACGACAACATTATATATAGGGCAGCTACTGAAACCATTTACTAAAGTCACACGTATCGCCTTTGGATTACCTGTGGGTGGTGATTTAGAGTATGCTGATGAGGTGACACTGGCTAGAGCTTTAGAAGGTCGTCGAGAATTAGATTAG
- a CDS encoding gamma-glutamylcyclotransferase, whose protein sequence is MSNKTGETNHSWVQPQNPAKVEYQLQQSLPTEPTFYYFAYGSCMCPVDLKRSLGENTHPYVIGPGILKEYRLGFYVYSPNRKCGVLDVVNDSKSIVKGVLYQLPWRLSEHLDKREGVSQGLYRHEIVDIHCQNQIYKNVRTYVVVNKLKEEVAPNDWYFNVVLRGAITCGLPEEYCWHLFNHMYHLQQYNQKQKKRSA, encoded by the coding sequence ATGAGTAATAAAACTGGAGAAACAAACCACAGTTGGGTGCAACCTCAAAATCCTGCCAAAGTAGAGTATCAACTGCAACAATCGCTACCAACAGAACCGACGTTTTATTATTTTGCCTATGGTTCGTGTATGTGTCCAGTCGATTTAAAGCGATCGCTTGGTGAAAACACCCACCCTTACGTCATCGGACCAGGAATATTAAAAGAATATCGACTAGGATTTTATGTTTATTCTCCTAATCGTAAATGTGGTGTTTTAGATGTGGTGAATGATAGTAAATCCATTGTCAAAGGTGTCCTTTATCAGCTACCTTGGCGACTGAGTGAACACTTAGATAAACGTGAAGGTGTTTCCCAAGGACTTTATCGTCATGAAATAGTAGACATTCACTGCCAAAACCAAATATACAAAAACGTTCGTACTTATGTAGTAGTGAACAAGCTAAAAGAAGAAGTTGCACCTAACGATTGGTACTTTAACGTTGTGCTACGGGGTGCGATTACCTGTGGATTACCAGAGGAATATTGTTGGCATTTGTTTAATCATATGTACCATTTACAACAGTATAATCAAAAACAAAAGAAACGCTCGGCTTAG